From Ochotona princeps isolate mOchPri1 chromosome X, mOchPri1.hap1, whole genome shotgun sequence, one genomic window encodes:
- the LOC131478521 gene encoding translation machinery-associated protein 7, protein MSGREGGKKKPLKQPKKQAKEMDEEDKAFKQKQKEEQKKLEELKAKAAGKGPLATGGIKKSGKK, encoded by the coding sequence ATGTCCGGCCGGGAAGGTGGCAAAAAGAAGCCCCTGAAACAACCCAAGAAGCAGGCCAAGGAGATGGATGAGGAGGATAAGGCtttcaaacagaaacagaaagaggaacagaagAAACTGGAGGAGCTGAAAGCGAAGGCCGCGGGGAAGGGCCCCCTGGCCACAGGTGGAATTAAGAAATCTGGCAAAAAGTAA